A window of Chitinophagales bacterium contains these coding sequences:
- a CDS encoding HAD family hydrolase, whose protein sequence is MTKTIAFFDFDGTITTHDTMLELIRFSKGPFQYYKGMCWLSPLLTAVKTGLVDAQTGKERLLGHFFGGLSSSDFQELCHSFGEKKIPGLIRPAALTRLQEHQDKGHEVVIVSASAFQWVNPWTEKMGIRLISSLLSEEGQRITGKLEGKNCNGDQKVVRIKEQFNLDEYKEIFAYGDSKGDRPMLQLATHPSYKPFRS, encoded by the coding sequence GTGACGAAAACAATTGCCTTTTTTGATTTCGATGGTACCATCACTACCCATGATACCATGCTGGAGTTGATACGCTTCAGCAAAGGCCCCTTTCAGTATTATAAAGGCATGTGTTGGCTGTCTCCCCTCCTAACCGCGGTAAAAACCGGATTGGTAGATGCACAAACCGGAAAGGAAAGATTGCTTGGCCATTTTTTTGGTGGGCTTTCTTCCTCCGACTTTCAGGAACTGTGTCATTCCTTTGGGGAGAAGAAGATCCCGGGCTTAATCAGACCTGCTGCCCTTACTCGTTTGCAGGAGCACCAGGATAAAGGCCATGAAGTGGTCATCGTTTCGGCATCTGCTTTTCAATGGGTCAATCCCTGGACAGAGAAGATGGGAATAAGGTTGATCTCAAGCCTTTTGTCGGAAGAAGGCCAGCGCATTACCGGAAAATTGGAAGGGAAAAACTGCAACGGGGATCAGAAAGTGGTTCGTATAAAAGAACAATTTAACCTTGATGAATACAAGGAAATTTTCGCCTATGGAGATTCCAAAGGCGATCGCCCCATGTTGCAACTGGCCACCCACCCGTCTTACAAACCCTTTAGAAGTTAG
- a CDS encoding T9SS type A sorting domain-containing protein, whose protein sequence is MKPIFRYLFLFSLIIGPGRQAYAQYGLFDSTTVNISVSGVYPLDALIYKPSDLATAPSNKRWPLIIFLHGVGEAGTNLSSLLGTGLPKKINQGQRPILKYVNFGGYTTEAFVICPQNGSFSLDPNRLPPLLRDMTSRFRIDSSRIYLTGLSAGGNILGMLGGYSTAATDTAMNKYISAQFARSPHNGSMVLDSAHRVGQRWKTPTALICGAVNDGGTENAFRQFCIDLQNRLDNYYTNSFYEAVAGWGHNNFDVTYDTARRYPSLGNRNFYEWLAQYTNTYATSYNGNTGNNPPTATAVADKTVSLQTSSFTISGSGVDTDGSITTYNWTKVSGGTANIINPGSPTSTVTGFQEGTYKFRLTVTDNAGGTHFDDMLVHVVDSGLYNTSNTDAYTCSNAFRIVVLGSSTAQGAGSVPYYDSAWAGKFRTYIRSKNPSMELINLANSGYTSYHILRPTGYTAPSGRPAVDTAKNITKALSLNPDAIIINLASNDAYNGYTLAEQQANFEATMALANAANVPVWVTTSQPRTSMIGSNIPLLTAFRDWVYTRFGSKAINFWDVVSNLDSTTINPIYSAGDGIHINNLGHHVLYKKVVEEHILDSLCNRLNAPAANIAPVASAGANQTITLPISVVTLTGSGTDADGSIASYSWTKVSGGPAVIVSVGSAVTLVTGLTAGTYVFRLTVTDDDNATATANVTVQVNNAATTTTTAPTANAGLDQTLVLPQNFTTLYGGWPSFSKKSANGGPITQWNWRQISGPNTAILSKYEERNVSISAVDSAIFLKGLALGTYDFELSITDSAGGTDKDTVRVTVQNCNYNATPKSITISAGVYWPKDAAANHNIRPGDTIKLNASTINANTIDITLGGFNGCQGQPVVIMPINGQVNMGYLRIANPGDGAGNIKVSYLHIDGSGVPSQKYGIRMKGLVVGTADHVEVNNVSITNSNQIGIATAIADNVNLERLFPVFYQRGLYIHDNYVANHANEGMYIGSTSYGPGGWNYGNPIQARGDSVYVYNNIIENTGWDAMQVGSCGYSEIFNNYTNVSGTSNVGGQVSGINIGSGTYGKMYNNVIRKAAGQGSVIAGYDSIKVYNNYFDSCSYLNTTATNFPTILYSFGSHHQPEAVNAQRLVITNNYFRNPYNAVRAIQITDYNNLADPGRVDSNKVCMPNLGSVNLSSFIFVNDNPGSTAIGNTAVCTWTIPTLPLAPVCGPTLADPLRQNCGNTAPNQAPVANAGANLTITLPVNTVTLNGNGTDPDGVVQVYAWRKLTGSTATIVNPASAQTAVNSLVQGVYTFELTVTDNGGLTDTDTVQVTVNAAANQAPVANAGPDRTMTLPTNSTTLSGSGTDPDGSISAYLWTKLTGPTTYTLSSTTVAVPNLTNLIEGVYTFQLRVTDNGGLTDLDTVQVTVYASIPSNQVPVANAGPDRTITLPTSNTTLNGSGTDTDGSISSYLWSKLTGPNTYTIVSPASAVTNLSGLVQGVYTFEITVIDNGGLSDKDTVQVTVNAAPNQAPTANAGPDRNITLPTNNTTLNGSGTDPDGSIATYQWSKIAGPGSFTINSPASAVTNITNLVQGIYRFELRVTDNGGLTDRDTVQVTVNAAVTPTNQAPVANAGNNLTITLPIHYSTLTGSGTDADGTIAAYAWRKISGPNEYTIVNASSAVTDVNSMVAGIYQYELRVTDNQGAFGYDTVSVTVLGNPNTRPGFLEFKVYPNPATGNTANLYMAFDSTGEKYTICVYSMVGKRVFQSETLTTVQTGVIYPLDISRLRKGVYIVRLVFADERRIFTRFIKQ, encoded by the coding sequence AGTATGTGAACTTTGGTGGTTATACTACCGAGGCTTTTGTCATTTGCCCACAGAATGGTTCCTTTAGTTTGGATCCCAACAGGCTGCCTCCCTTGTTAAGGGATATGACCAGCCGTTTCCGGATCGACAGTTCCAGGATCTATCTGACCGGGTTGAGTGCAGGAGGAAATATCCTGGGCATGTTGGGTGGTTACTCCACTGCAGCCACGGATACCGCCATGAACAAATACATTTCGGCACAGTTTGCCCGTTCTCCCCACAATGGGAGCATGGTGCTGGATAGTGCCCACCGGGTTGGTCAACGCTGGAAAACTCCCACAGCTTTAATCTGTGGTGCAGTAAATGATGGTGGTACCGAAAACGCCTTCCGTCAGTTTTGTATCGATCTGCAGAACCGCCTTGACAACTATTACACAAATTCCTTTTATGAAGCTGTTGCCGGTTGGGGCCATAACAACTTTGATGTGACCTACGATACCGCCCGCCGGTATCCTTCGCTGGGCAATAGGAACTTCTATGAATGGTTGGCTCAATATACCAACACCTACGCTACTTCCTATAACGGGAATACCGGGAATAACCCGCCAACGGCTACGGCTGTGGCAGATAAAACCGTTTCCCTTCAAACCAGTTCCTTTACCATTTCAGGTTCAGGGGTAGATACAGATGGGAGCATAACTACTTACAACTGGACTAAAGTATCAGGTGGAACGGCCAATATCATCAATCCAGGAAGTCCAACTTCCACCGTCACCGGTTTTCAGGAAGGGACATATAAGTTTCGGTTAACGGTAACCGATAATGCCGGGGGCACCCATTTTGATGACATGTTGGTGCATGTGGTGGATAGTGGGCTATATAACACGTCCAATACGGATGCCTATACCTGCTCCAATGCCTTTCGGATCGTAGTGCTCGGTTCTTCCACTGCGCAAGGCGCAGGCTCGGTACCTTATTATGACAGTGCCTGGGCCGGGAAGTTCAGAACGTATATCCGTAGTAAGAATCCATCCATGGAATTGATCAACCTCGCTAACTCGGGGTATACATCTTATCATATCCTGCGTCCTACAGGCTATACTGCTCCTTCAGGTCGTCCAGCCGTGGATACAGCAAAAAATATTACCAAGGCCCTTAGCCTCAATCCGGATGCCATCATCATTAATCTGGCGTCCAATGATGCATACAATGGCTATACACTGGCCGAACAACAGGCCAATTTTGAGGCGACCATGGCTCTTGCCAATGCCGCCAATGTGCCTGTATGGGTTACCACCTCTCAGCCCCGGACAAGCATGATCGGGTCCAATATTCCTTTGTTGACCGCCTTTCGTGACTGGGTTTATACCCGGTTTGGAAGTAAGGCCATTAATTTTTGGGATGTTGTGAGCAATCTGGATAGTACCACCATCAATCCGATCTATTCGGCTGGTGATGGCATTCATATCAATAATTTAGGTCACCACGTATTGTATAAAAAAGTGGTGGAAGAACATATTCTGGACTCTTTATGTAACCGACTGAATGCTCCGGCTGCGAATATCGCTCCGGTGGCCAGCGCAGGGGCCAATCAAACTATCACCCTGCCGATCAGTGTGGTTACCCTTACGGGATCCGGAACGGATGCTGATGGAAGCATTGCTTCTTATAGCTGGACGAAAGTTTCCGGTGGCCCGGCCGTGATCGTCAGTGTTGGTTCAGCCGTTACCCTGGTTACCGGATTAACAGCGGGGACCTATGTGTTCCGTCTCACCGTAACTGATGATGACAATGCCACTGCTACAGCCAATGTTACTGTACAGGTGAACAATGCAGCTACTACAACTACTACTGCACCTACGGCCAATGCAGGTTTGGACCAAACCCTGGTGCTCCCTCAAAACTTTACCACCTTGTACGGTGGATGGCCTTCTTTTAGCAAAAAATCAGCTAACGGAGGACCGATCACCCAATGGAACTGGAGACAGATCTCCGGGCCCAACACCGCGATCTTAAGCAAATACGAAGAAAGAAACGTTTCGATATCTGCGGTTGACTCCGCTATCTTCCTCAAGGGACTAGCCCTTGGTACCTATGATTTTGAATTATCCATTACGGATAGTGCCGGTGGAACGGATAAGGATACCGTGCGGGTAACAGTGCAAAACTGTAACTATAACGCCACGCCCAAATCGATCACGATTTCCGCGGGTGTATATTGGCCCAAGGATGCAGCCGCCAATCACAATATCAGACCCGGTGATACCATCAAACTGAACGCGTCCACGATCAATGCCAATACCATTGACATCACGCTGGGAGGTTTTAATGGTTGCCAGGGACAGCCCGTTGTCATCATGCCGATCAATGGACAGGTGAATATGGGATACCTGCGTATAGCCAATCCAGGTGATGGCGCTGGTAATATCAAGGTGAGCTATCTCCACATCGATGGTAGCGGTGTTCCCAGCCAGAAATATGGTATACGCATGAAAGGGCTTGTGGTAGGAACTGCAGACCATGTGGAAGTAAATAATGTATCTATTACAAATTCCAACCAGATTGGTATTGCAACCGCAATTGCTGATAACGTGAACCTGGAAAGGTTATTCCCTGTTTTCTATCAGCGTGGACTTTATATTCACGATAACTATGTAGCCAACCATGCCAATGAGGGTATGTATATTGGAAGCACCAGTTACGGACCGGGTGGTTGGAACTATGGAAACCCCATTCAGGCACGGGGTGACAGTGTGTATGTTTACAACAATATCATTGAAAACACCGGATGGGATGCCATGCAGGTAGGTTCCTGTGGTTATTCTGAAATATTCAATAATTACACGAATGTATCGGGTACCTCAAATGTGGGTGGTCAGGTCAGTGGTATCAATATCGGTTCAGGTACTTACGGAAAAATGTATAACAACGTGATCCGTAAAGCAGCCGGGCAGGGTAGTGTGATCGCCGGATATGACAGCATTAAAGTGTATAATAACTACTTTGACAGCTGTTCTTATCTCAACACAACTGCCACCAATTTCCCCACGATCCTTTATTCATTTGGTAGCCATCACCAACCCGAGGCTGTTAACGCCCAACGACTGGTGATCACCAATAACTACTTCCGTAATCCCTACAATGCTGTTCGCGCCATTCAGATCACAGACTATAATAATCTGGCTGATCCTGGTCGCGTGGATTCCAACAAAGTATGTATGCCCAATCTGGGTTCGGTAAACCTCAGCAGTTTCATCTTTGTCAATGACAACCCGGGTAGTACAGCCATTGGAAATACAGCGGTTTGTACCTGGACTATACCTACTTTGCCTTTGGCACCGGTTTGCGGACCAACACTTGCAGATCCTTTACGCCAAAATTGTGGCAATACAGCCCCCAATCAGGCTCCCGTTGCGAATGCAGGAGCAAACCTGACCATTACCTTACCGGTGAATACCGTAACCCTGAATGGTAATGGTACCGATCCCGATGGGGTAGTTCAGGTGTATGCATGGAGAAAACTCACTGGCTCTACAGCCACTATAGTCAACCCTGCCTCTGCTCAAACTGCCGTGAATAGTCTGGTACAAGGTGTATATACGTTTGAGCTGACAGTAACCGACAACGGCGGACTTACTGATACGGATACCGTACAGGTAACAGTCAATGCGGCAGCTAACCAGGCTCCTGTTGCCAATGCCGGCCCCGATCGTACCATGACATTACCCACCAACAGCACAACGCTGAGTGGTTCGGGTACGGATCCGGATGGTTCTATCAGTGCTTATTTGTGGACCAAACTTACAGGCCCCACAACTTATACGCTTTCTTCAACCACGGTGGCGGTTCCAAACCTAACCAACCTGATTGAAGGTGTTTATACTTTCCAATTAAGAGTGACAGATAATGGCGGGCTGACCGATTTAGATACAGTCCAGGTAACCGTTTATGCCTCGATTCCTTCCAACCAGGTCCCGGTAGCCAATGCAGGTCCGGATAGAACGATTACCCTGCCAACCAGCAATACCACGCTGAATGGCTCGGGTACAGATACCGACGGTTCGATCAGCAGTTACCTATGGAGTAAATTGACTGGTCCCAATACCTATACCATTGTTTCACCCGCCAGTGCTGTTACGAATTTGTCGGGATTGGTTCAAGGAGTATATACGTTTGAAATAACAGTTATTGATAATGGAGGTTTGAGTGATAAGGATACCGTACAGGTAACCGTGAATGCAGCGCCTAACCAGGCACCTACTGCCAATGCGGGTCCTGACAGGAATATCACTTTGCCTACTAATAATACTACCCTGAATGGTTCAGGTACTGATCCGGACGGATCCATTGCTACCTACCAGTGGAGCAAGATTGCCGGACCTGGATCCTTTACCATTAACTCACCGGCAAGTGCGGTGACCAACATTACCAATCTGGTTCAGGGCATCTATCGCTTTGAATTGCGGGTGACCGATAATGGTGGATTAACCGACAGGGACACTGTTCAGGTAACCGTGAATGCTGCTGTAACTCCGACCAATCAGGCTCCCGTAGCCAATGCCGGAAACAACTTAACCATCACCCTGCCGATCCATTATTCTACTCTGACCGGTTCAGGTACAGATGCCGATGGTACCATTGCCGCCTATGCATGGAGAAAAATATCCGGACCTAACGAATACACCATTGTTAATGCATCCAGTGCAGTAACGGATGTGAACAGCATGGTGGCCGGGATATACCAGTATGAATTACGCGTAACGGATAACCAGGGTGCCTTTGGGTATGATACGGTTTCTGTAACGGTACTCGGTAACCCGAATACCAGACCCGGATTCCTGGAGTTCAAAGTCTACCCGAACCCTGCCACCGGCAATACAGCCAACCTGTATATGGCCTTTGACAGTACAGGTGAGAAGTATACGATCTGTGTATATTCAATGGTGGGCAAACGGGTATTCCAAAGCGAAACCCTGACAACCGTTCAGACGGGTGTCATCTACCCGCTGGATATTTCACGGTTAAGGAAAGGGGTGTATATCGTTCGACTTGTATTTGCTGATGAACGTCGAATATTTACCCGCTTCATCAAACAATAG